Proteins found in one Rhodobacteraceae bacterium D3-12 genomic segment:
- a CDS encoding transglutaminase family protein — protein MRVSIGCRLRYSFPQPTPLIALLNVHYSRFGDLERADYLVTQPSVPLESFRDGFGNWCTRMVAPEGDFCLSTDGIFRDTGQPDPSMPSARQHAVQDLPFETLVFLQGSRYCDTDLLSEEAWRLFETTDLGWPRVQAICDFVHGHVRFDYMQAKATRTASQTMAERQGVCRDFAHLAIALCRCMNIPARYCTGYLSDIGEPLPHPPGDFAAWMEVFLAGEWHMFDPRNNKPRFARILIARGRDAADVPLTQTFGRNTLTEFKVWTDDLV, from the coding sequence ATGCGCGTCAGCATCGGGTGCCGTCTGCGCTACAGCTTCCCGCAGCCGACGCCACTGATTGCGCTGCTGAACGTGCACTACTCGCGCTTTGGCGATCTGGAGCGTGCCGACTATCTCGTGACGCAGCCGAGCGTGCCGCTGGAAAGCTTTCGCGACGGCTTCGGCAACTGGTGCACGCGGATGGTGGCCCCGGAGGGCGACTTCTGCCTGTCGACGGATGGCATCTTCCGCGACACGGGCCAGCCTGATCCCTCCATGCCCAGCGCGCGGCAGCACGCGGTTCAGGATCTGCCGTTCGAGACCCTCGTGTTTCTGCAGGGAAGCCGGTATTGCGATACCGACCTTCTGTCAGAGGAGGCGTGGCGCCTGTTCGAGACCACGGACCTTGGTTGGCCCCGCGTGCAGGCGATCTGCGATTTCGTGCACGGACATGTCCGTTTCGACTACATGCAGGCGAAGGCGACGCGCACCGCATCGCAGACCATGGCCGAGCGACAGGGTGTCTGCCGCGACTTCGCCCATCTCGCCATCGCCCTGTGTCGTTGCATGAACATTCCGGCCCGCTACTGCACCGGATATCTGAGCGACATTGGGGAACCTCTGCCTCATCCGCCTGGGGACTTCGCCGCTTGGATGGAGGTGTTCCTTGCAGGTGAATGGCACATGTTCGACCCACGGAATAACAAGCCGCGGTTTGCCAGAATTCTGATCGCGCGGGGCCGCGATGCCGCTGACGTCCCTCTGACCCAGACATTTGGTCGGAATACACTGACGGAGTTCAAGGTTTGGACTGACGATCTGGTGTGA